The following proteins come from a genomic window of Spongiibacter tropicus DSM 19543:
- a CDS encoding NAD-dependent epimerase/dehydratase family protein, giving the protein MSLGHLPKRVFITGARGFIGQHLMQRYRALGCEVRGMDLLADPSQSIVGADLCQPEQWAPHVKDCELFIHTAAVVSLAADWEEYRRISVQGVSHALDVAQRAGCRRFVHFSSILSMGCNYPDGADETWPVVIGKHCRYGVAKGASEHLVLAAHAQGRLDCCIIRPGDVYGPGSRAWLQEPLKMARAGRLLLPDGGNGVFTPVYIDDLVDGTLLAAHSEIASGQIYILWGEEAVSCRRFFGHHWRWAGRKGNPPSLPSSVALPLARLVQALNHLRGKHDETCRDTIRMFNRGGGFDGSKARDQLGYRPKISLAEGMRRSEQWLRDSGQL; this is encoded by the coding sequence ATGAGTCTCGGCCACTTACCCAAGCGGGTATTTATTACCGGAGCCCGTGGGTTTATCGGCCAGCATTTGATGCAGCGATACCGCGCACTTGGCTGTGAAGTTCGCGGTATGGATCTGCTTGCCGACCCCTCCCAATCGATTGTCGGCGCCGACCTTTGCCAGCCAGAGCAGTGGGCGCCTCACGTCAAAGACTGTGAGCTGTTCATCCACACCGCCGCCGTCGTCTCTCTGGCTGCAGATTGGGAGGAATACCGTCGTATCTCCGTGCAGGGTGTGAGTCATGCCCTCGATGTTGCGCAGCGGGCAGGGTGTCGGCGTTTTGTGCACTTCTCATCAATTCTCTCCATGGGCTGCAACTACCCCGACGGCGCTGACGAGACCTGGCCTGTCGTGATTGGCAAGCACTGCCGTTATGGCGTTGCCAAGGGTGCCAGCGAACACCTTGTACTCGCCGCCCACGCACAGGGCCGCCTCGATTGCTGCATTATCCGACCGGGCGACGTCTACGGCCCCGGTTCCCGCGCCTGGTTGCAGGAACCGCTGAAGATGGCGCGAGCGGGCCGTCTGCTGCTTCCCGATGGCGGCAATGGGGTTTTTACGCCGGTCTATATCGACGATCTGGTCGACGGCACCTTGCTCGCGGCACACAGTGAGATCGCCAGCGGGCAGATCTATATTCTCTGGGGAGAAGAGGCCGTCAGTTGTCGCAGGTTTTTCGGCCACCATTGGCGCTGGGCGGGCCGCAAAGGGAACCCGCCCAGCTTGCCCAGCAGCGTGGCTCTACCTCTGGCAAGGCTGGTTCAAGCGCTGAATCACCTTAGAGGGAAACACGATGAAACCTGCCGGGACACCATACGGATGTTCAATCGCGGCGGCGGTTTCGATGGCAGCAAGGCACGTGATCAACTGGGCTATCGCCCCAAAATATCCCTCGCCGAGGGAATGCGCCGGTCGGAACAATGGCTGCGCGATAGCGGCCAACTCTAG
- a CDS encoding 2,4'-dihydroxyacetophenone dioxygenase family protein, whose product MIPSPAVDHSELLTLNSHELPMYKDALPGVPGVDAQPLFLDPHQGVWVLRAVFHPGVVLPKHYHTGTVHLFTLSGSWHYAEYPDQPQTAGSYLYEPGGSIHQFMVPADATEPAVAVMVVYGANVNFDNDGNYLGIMDASDIMNMFDALVEERGMEPARYIRPAAADYSHRTR is encoded by the coding sequence ATGATCCCCAGCCCCGCCGTAGACCACAGCGAGCTCCTCACCCTCAACAGCCATGAGCTGCCCATGTACAAAGATGCCTTGCCTGGCGTTCCAGGCGTGGATGCGCAGCCGCTGTTTCTCGACCCCCACCAGGGCGTTTGGGTATTGCGCGCCGTCTTTCATCCCGGTGTTGTGCTTCCCAAGCATTATCACACCGGCACGGTACACCTGTTTACACTCTCTGGAAGCTGGCATTACGCGGAATACCCCGATCAGCCACAAACCGCAGGCAGCTACCTCTACGAACCCGGCGGCTCAATTCATCAATTTATGGTGCCCGCTGATGCCACGGAGCCCGCCGTGGCGGTGATGGTGGTCTACGGTGCCAATGTCAATTTCGATAATGACGGCAATTACCTCGGGATCATGGATGCCAGCGACATCATGAACATGTTTGATGCACTGGTAGAAGAACGCGGTATGGAGCCGGCACGCTATATTCGTCCCGCAGCGGCCGATTACAGCCACCGCACCAGATGA
- a CDS encoding AraC family transcriptional regulator — MQYFVRSGSLLGFGEWVRENGENPNALMAEIGLSPAALYDSDLYIPYPALARLLTLAARRCRRADFGVQLGMRQGLEAVGALGSVMCLQPSLGDALRLMQRNLEFHARGVSTVVSQGERWLELTMDFAFAAEEDCEQLAGLSLALLCRCLQQLQTQTKAPLSLELKQGAAEPEVYRYLFGCEPRLEGRRNALIYSVDLLAQPVAVAADLRARLSHQWQNHRQQPDAGLLQQLERAITALLPTGECNLTMVARIVGLHPRVLQQRLAEQGSSFSALLESRRLRLAREHLAHSDIDLTTLALNLGYAELAVFSRAFKRWQGVSPRAWRRQQHADRA; from the coding sequence GTGCAGTATTTTGTGCGCAGTGGCAGCTTGCTGGGCTTTGGGGAGTGGGTTCGTGAAAACGGCGAAAACCCCAATGCGTTAATGGCAGAGATTGGCCTCAGCCCGGCAGCGTTGTACGACAGCGACCTGTACATCCCCTATCCCGCGTTGGCGCGCCTGCTGACGCTGGCCGCCCGGCGTTGTCGGCGAGCGGATTTTGGCGTTCAGCTCGGAATGCGCCAGGGGCTTGAAGCGGTGGGTGCGCTGGGTTCGGTTATGTGCTTGCAGCCCAGCCTTGGTGATGCCCTGCGGCTGATGCAGCGCAATCTGGAGTTTCACGCACGAGGGGTCTCGACGGTCGTCAGCCAGGGGGAGCGCTGGCTCGAACTCACCATGGACTTTGCCTTTGCCGCCGAGGAAGACTGCGAGCAATTGGCCGGATTGAGTTTGGCCTTGTTATGCCGTTGTCTTCAACAACTGCAGACGCAAACCAAAGCGCCGCTGTCTCTGGAGTTGAAGCAGGGGGCGGCTGAGCCGGAGGTCTACCGATACCTGTTTGGCTGCGAGCCGCGTCTCGAGGGGCGCCGCAATGCCTTGATCTATTCTGTCGACTTACTGGCGCAACCGGTTGCGGTGGCCGCCGACCTGCGGGCGCGATTAAGCCACCAGTGGCAGAATCACCGGCAGCAGCCGGATGCCGGGCTGCTGCAACAGTTGGAACGGGCGATTACTGCGTTGCTGCCAACGGGGGAGTGCAATCTGACGATGGTCGCGAGAATCGTTGGTTTGCATCCGCGCGTGTTGCAGCAGCGTTTAGCGGAGCAGGGCAGCAGTTTCAGTGCTCTGCTGGAAAGCCGCCGTCTGCGCCTGGCCAGGGAGCACTTGGCGCACAGTGACATTGATCTGACGACACTGGCCCTGAACCTCGGTTATGCCGAGTTGGCCGTATTCAGTCGTGCATTTAAGCGCTGGCAGGGTGTCTCGCCCCGAGCGTGGCGGCGTCAACAGCACGCTGATCGCGCTTAA
- a CDS encoding YifB family Mg chelatase-like AAA ATPase has product MPLATVLSRARLGIDAPLITIEVHLSAGLPAFNIVGLPEATVREAKDRVRSALINSRFEFPVSRITVNLAPADLPKEGGRFDLPIAIGILLATGQLKQAQTDGFEFIGELGLSGDLRQVHAALPAALACADAGHQLVLPTANSGLDALIAADTLKEAPDLLAVVAFLSGQLPLPDAETPAIGTPGEASYPDLSDVRGQLLARRALEIAAAGGHSLLFSGPPGTGKTLLANRLRGILPPLTEHEQRDIAIMQSIVGKPLSLQRPFRAPHHTASAVALVGGGSNPRPGEISLADRGILFLDELPEYPRKVLEVLREPMESGEVMISRASQQLRFPARFQLITAMNPCPCGYDGDPQQACRCTPDQIQRYRGRISGPLLDRIDLRLRIHRMPIGELQDAPPGESSATVRARVCAARQRQAARQHTVNAQLSAADVARHCTLDQPGKQFMRQAEERLKLSARAHHRLLKVARSIADLSGDARIDATHLQEAVAYRGDL; this is encoded by the coding sequence ATGCCACTTGCCACCGTTCTCAGCCGGGCACGACTCGGCATTGATGCACCGCTCATCACGATAGAAGTTCACCTTTCCGCCGGACTGCCCGCTTTTAATATCGTCGGGCTCCCCGAGGCGACCGTGCGCGAAGCCAAGGACCGGGTGCGATCTGCACTGATTAATTCCCGCTTTGAGTTTCCCGTCAGTCGCATTACCGTCAACCTCGCCCCGGCCGACTTACCCAAGGAGGGTGGTCGCTTTGACCTGCCGATCGCCATCGGTATTCTGCTCGCCACCGGCCAGCTGAAGCAGGCTCAAACCGACGGGTTCGAGTTCATTGGGGAACTGGGGCTGAGCGGCGATTTGCGTCAGGTTCACGCTGCCCTGCCCGCCGCCTTGGCCTGTGCCGACGCGGGACACCAACTGGTTTTGCCCACGGCCAACAGCGGTCTCGATGCACTGATCGCCGCGGACACATTAAAAGAAGCGCCAGACTTGTTGGCGGTTGTGGCCTTCCTGAGTGGACAGCTACCTTTGCCCGACGCAGAAACACCCGCCATCGGGACGCCGGGAGAGGCATCCTACCCGGACTTGAGTGATGTAAGAGGGCAACTGCTGGCAAGGCGCGCGCTGGAAATTGCCGCAGCAGGGGGACACAGCCTGCTGTTCAGCGGCCCTCCCGGTACGGGAAAAACACTGCTCGCCAACCGGCTTCGAGGCATTCTGCCGCCACTCACTGAACATGAGCAGCGGGATATCGCGATCATGCAATCGATCGTCGGCAAGCCGCTTAGCCTGCAGCGCCCGTTTCGCGCACCTCATCACACGGCTTCAGCGGTCGCCTTGGTGGGTGGTGGCAGCAATCCGCGCCCCGGCGAAATCAGCCTGGCGGATCGCGGCATTTTGTTTCTCGACGAACTCCCGGAGTACCCGCGAAAAGTATTGGAAGTCCTGCGCGAACCGATGGAATCCGGCGAAGTGATGATCTCCCGAGCCAGTCAGCAGCTGCGTTTCCCGGCTCGATTTCAGCTCATTACGGCAATGAACCCCTGCCCCTGTGGCTACGATGGCGATCCCCAGCAGGCCTGTCGCTGCACACCGGACCAGATTCAGCGTTATCGGGGCCGGATTTCCGGCCCGCTGCTGGACAGGATTGACCTGCGTCTGCGCATTCATCGTATGCCAATCGGCGAGCTACAAGACGCACCGCCGGGAGAATCCAGTGCCACAGTGCGGGCGCGTGTTTGCGCTGCCCGGCAACGACAGGCAGCAAGGCAACACACCGTCAACGCGCAACTCTCCGCTGCGGATGTGGCGCGGCACTGCACACTGGATCAGCCTGGAAAACAATTTATGCGGCAGGCGGAAGAGCGACTTAAACTCAGTGCCCGCGCCCACCACCGCCTGCTGAAAGTCGCACGCAGCATCGCCGATCTGAGCGGCGACGCCAGGATTGACGCTACCCATCTTCAGGAAGCGGTGGCCTACCGGGGAGACCTTTAA
- a CDS encoding accessory factor UbiK family protein, giving the protein MHYHYAQGVPEKITAKKGHFLEISWLKRRFAHQKNPCQMKGGHKTHTNSAKNNHLALAYVCNLYPKAKARPILAPHKKFVIHHISQARPSQDSCVALTPQPPAIEPLNTLNFRHRSEESQMAKPDFISQLAEQASRLISQGPDIQQDMEAKLQVLLQSGFSKMNVVSRDEFDAQVAVLQRTRARVEALEKQLAELTAQIDAEQTGQ; this is encoded by the coding sequence ATGCACTACCACTATGCACAGGGTGTGCCAGAAAAAATCACTGCTAAAAAAGGGCATTTTTTGGAGATTTCTTGGCTAAAAAGGCGCTTTGCGCACCAAAAAAACCCATGCCAAATGAAAGGAGGCCACAAAACGCACACAAATAGTGCAAAAAACAACCACCTTGCACTTGCCTACGTCTGCAATCTCTACCCCAAGGCAAAAGCACGCCCCATTTTGGCCCCACATAAGAAATTCGTTATTCATCACATCTCCCAGGCCCGCCCGTCGCAGGACAGTTGCGTAGCGTTAACGCCACAGCCGCCTGCTATCGAACCGCTAAATACGCTAAACTTCCGGCATCGCAGTGAGGAATCTCAGATGGCAAAACCCGACTTCATTTCTCAACTGGCCGAACAGGCCAGCCGCCTGATCAGCCAAGGTCCGGACATACAGCAGGATATGGAAGCCAAGCTCCAGGTACTGTTGCAGAGTGGCTTCAGCAAGATGAATGTGGTTTCCCGCGATGAATTCGATGCCCAAGTGGCGGTTCTTCAGCGGACCCGCGCTCGAGTGGAAGCGCTCGAAAAACAACTTGCAGAACTTACCGCACAGATCGACGCCGAACAGACCGGCCAATAA
- a CDS encoding TorF family putative porin produces MNAWKKMLGVAVVTTAPMAASAGEISGNVAWTTDYSFRGVSQTNEKMAVQGGFDYGFESGAYVGVWASNVNFSDGKSSVEQNSTETDYYVGYAFNASESVSVDLSVWQFTYPGAESASNYQEYVASVSVADFTFGLVYSPDYFGEGIIDGGNGSATVISVDYSLALQENMSMDFHVGQTTTEEDGIVDGDDSYVDYLIGLNYDVAGVTLSLAYVGTDIGSGSDNDEDRAIFTISKSL; encoded by the coding sequence ATGAACGCTTGGAAAAAAATGCTTGGTGTTGCTGTGGTAACCACTGCTCCGATGGCTGCCTCGGCGGGAGAAATCAGCGGTAATGTTGCCTGGACAACCGACTACTCCTTCCGCGGTGTATCACAAACCAACGAGAAAATGGCCGTACAAGGCGGCTTTGATTATGGCTTTGAAAGCGGTGCCTATGTAGGCGTTTGGGCATCGAACGTTAACTTCTCTGACGGCAAAAGCTCTGTAGAACAGAACAGCACTGAAACTGACTACTATGTTGGCTATGCCTTCAATGCTTCAGAGTCAGTAAGTGTGGATCTGTCTGTATGGCAGTTCACCTATCCCGGTGCTGAGTCCGCGTCTAACTACCAAGAGTATGTTGCGTCGGTGTCAGTCGCAGACTTCACTTTCGGCCTGGTTTACTCACCTGATTACTTCGGCGAGGGCATTATTGACGGAGGTAATGGTTCTGCGACGGTAATTAGCGTTGACTACAGTTTGGCGCTGCAAGAGAACATGAGCATGGATTTCCATGTTGGCCAAACCACGACTGAAGAAGACGGCATCGTAGACGGCGATGACAGCTACGTGGATTACCTGATCGGCCTGAACTACGATGTTGCGGGTGTCACACTGTCTCTGGCCTACGTTGGCACAGACATCGGCAGTGGTAGCGACAACGACGAAGATCGCGCCATCTTCACCATCTCAAAAAGCCTGTAA
- the glnK gene encoding P-II family nitrogen regulator produces the protein MKLITAIIKPFKLDDVRESLSDIGVHGITVTEVKGFGRQKGHTELYRGAEYVVDFLPKVKIEVAVADGAVDSTIEAISKSANTGKIGDGKIFVSALEQVIRIRTGETGEEAI, from the coding sequence ATGAAATTAATCACAGCGATTATTAAACCCTTCAAACTTGACGATGTGCGGGAATCGCTTTCCGACATCGGTGTGCACGGCATCACTGTCACGGAAGTTAAGGGCTTTGGTCGCCAGAAAGGGCACACCGAGCTGTATCGTGGCGCGGAATATGTTGTCGACTTTCTGCCCAAAGTAAAAATTGAAGTTGCCGTTGCTGACGGCGCCGTGGATTCAACCATTGAGGCCATCAGCAAATCCGCTAACACCGGCAAAATCGGTGACGGCAAGATCTTTGTTTCTGCACTGGAACAAGTGATCCGTATCCGTACCGGCGAGACCGGCGAAGAAGCGATTTAA
- a CDS encoding ammonium transporter, with the protein MEDIIQVKYALDTFYFLVCGALVMWMAAGFAMLESGLVRSKNTTEILTKNISLFAIACTMYLLCGYTIMYGGSESGILPDSWFGNSISDASVEEVLASDGEIYYSGSSDFFFQVVFVATAMSIVSGAVAERMKLWAFLAFAIVMTGVIYPLQGSWSWGGGFLSEAGFSDFAGSGIVHMCGAAAALAGVVFLGARKGKYGPNGQTNAIPGANLPLATLGTFILWMGWFGFNGGSELMVSNIDEANATAQVFVNTNAAASGGLIAALLVARVLFGKADLTMALNGALAGLVAITADPLSPGPLVATLIGAVGGVLVVFSILALDKVKIDDPVGAISVHGVVGLWGVMAVPLTNSDASFGAQIYGAVVIFAWTFIASSVVWLIIKAIMGLRVTEEEEYEGVDLSECGMEAYPEFTKNA; encoded by the coding sequence ATGGAAGACATCATACAAGTCAAATACGCCCTGGACACATTCTATTTTCTTGTCTGTGGCGCGTTGGTAATGTGGATGGCGGCTGGTTTCGCCATGCTGGAGTCGGGCCTCGTCCGCTCTAAAAACACGACTGAAATTCTCACCAAGAACATCTCTCTGTTCGCCATCGCATGTACCATGTACCTGCTGTGCGGCTACACCATCATGTACGGTGGTTCCGAGAGCGGTATCCTGCCTGACAGCTGGTTCGGTAACAGCATCTCTGATGCCTCTGTCGAAGAAGTGCTGGCGTCTGACGGCGAGATTTACTACTCCGGTTCTTCTGACTTCTTCTTCCAGGTTGTCTTCGTGGCGACTGCCATGTCGATCGTCTCTGGCGCCGTCGCTGAGCGTATGAAGCTGTGGGCTTTCCTGGCCTTCGCGATTGTGATGACTGGCGTCATCTACCCGCTGCAAGGCTCTTGGAGCTGGGGCGGTGGCTTCCTGTCTGAAGCGGGCTTCTCTGACTTCGCAGGTTCGGGCATTGTTCACATGTGTGGCGCTGCTGCAGCACTGGCCGGTGTGGTCTTCCTGGGCGCTCGTAAAGGCAAATACGGCCCGAATGGTCAAACCAACGCGATCCCCGGTGCAAACCTGCCGCTGGCAACACTGGGTACCTTCATCCTGTGGATGGGTTGGTTCGGCTTCAACGGCGGTTCTGAGCTGATGGTGTCCAACATCGACGAAGCTAACGCAACTGCGCAGGTGTTCGTGAACACCAATGCGGCGGCAAGTGGTGGTCTGATTGCTGCTCTGCTGGTTGCCCGGGTTCTGTTCGGTAAAGCTGACTTGACCATGGCTCTGAACGGCGCACTGGCTGGCCTGGTTGCCATCACCGCTGATCCGCTGTCTCCCGGACCGCTTGTCGCGACTCTGATCGGTGCTGTTGGTGGTGTACTGGTTGTGTTCTCCATCCTGGCGCTGGACAAAGTCAAAATCGACGACCCCGTCGGTGCGATCTCTGTGCACGGTGTGGTAGGTCTCTGGGGTGTGATGGCTGTGCCGCTGACTAACAGCGACGCCAGCTTCGGTGCCCAGATCTACGGTGCGGTTGTCATCTTCGCCTGGACCTTCATCGCAAGCTCAGTCGTGTGGCTGATCATCAAAGCGATCATGGGTCTGCGTGTGACCGAAGAGGAAGAATACGAGGGTGTCGACCTGTCCGAGTGTGGCATGGAAGCGTACCCCGAGTTTACCAAAAACGCGTAA
- the glnK gene encoding P-II family nitrogen regulator, whose protein sequence is MKLVSAIIKPFKLDDVRAALSEIGVQGVTVTEVKGFGRQKGHTELYRGAEYVVDFLPKVKLEIAIGDEQVDKVIDSITKAANTGKIGDGKIFVSPLEQVIRIRTGETGEEAI, encoded by the coding sequence ATGAAATTGGTCAGTGCAATCATTAAACCGTTCAAGCTCGACGATGTTCGTGCGGCGCTTTCCGAAATCGGGGTTCAGGGCGTGACCGTGACCGAGGTAAAGGGCTTTGGCCGCCAGAAAGGGCACACCGAGCTGTATCGTGGGGCTGAGTATGTTGTGGACTTTCTGCCCAAAGTTAAGCTGGAAATTGCGATCGGTGATGAGCAGGTTGATAAAGTGATCGATTCGATCACCAAGGCTGCCAACACCGGCAAAATTGGCGACGGCAAAATTTTTGTTAGCCCGCTGGAGCAAGTGATCCGGATTCGCACGGGCGAGACGGGCGAAGAAGCGATTTAA
- a CDS encoding HAD-IA family hydrolase — translation MGRIHAISFDLDDTFWPSRPVLEHAEAVFYRELERRAPRLVARYTPDDLRQQRIALLQHRPDLRHHISDWRRISLIQALQSCDYGEQSEAIANAVFADFLDARQRVSLFDDVEAVLEVLSQRYVLVSLTNGNADLSCLPCSRFFKASLKAEDIGVSKPHAAAFEAACDAAGYTPGHVLHIGDHPKDDVHGALNAGLRAVQALMPGVDRPRHEGAEGYFDDWRQLPALLDELQQLR, via the coding sequence ATGGGCCGCATCCACGCCATCAGCTTCGACCTCGACGATACCTTCTGGCCAAGCCGACCGGTCTTGGAGCACGCCGAAGCCGTTTTCTACCGTGAGCTGGAGAGGCGGGCGCCCCGGTTGGTAGCCCGCTATACACCGGACGACCTCCGTCAGCAGCGTATCGCCTTGCTGCAGCACCGACCCGACCTGCGGCACCACATCAGTGACTGGCGCCGTATCAGCCTGATCCAGGCGCTGCAGAGCTGCGACTATGGGGAACAGAGCGAAGCCATCGCCAACGCGGTATTCGCCGACTTCCTCGACGCGCGCCAGCGAGTTTCGCTATTCGACGATGTGGAAGCCGTTCTGGAAGTGCTTAGCCAACGATACGTGCTGGTGAGTTTAACGAATGGCAATGCCGACCTGAGCTGCCTGCCTTGCAGCCGCTTTTTCAAAGCCAGCCTGAAGGCCGAGGATATCGGGGTCAGCAAACCCCACGCGGCGGCTTTTGAGGCGGCCTGCGACGCAGCAGGATATACGCCAGGCCATGTGCTGCACATCGGCGATCACCCAAAGGACGATGTTCACGGCGCGCTCAACGCAGGGTTAAGAGCAGTGCAAGCCTTGATGCCCGGTGTGGACCGCCCCCGACATGAAGGCGCCGAGGGCTACTTTGACGATTGGCGCCAGCTACCCGCGCTGCTCGATGAACTGCAGCAGCTCCGCTGA
- the xerC gene encoding tyrosine recombinase XerC: MPLQEQVQEFLRYQANVRRLSPHTLEAYRRDLVTLESFCAQHHFTDSAQLDSGHIRQLVAAQRSHKASPASIQRLLSSLRSFYKHQMRYHGAKRNPAEGIAAPKRGRPLPKTLDADRVNQLLAFPGDEPIDLRDRAILELFYSSGLRLAELASLDLGDLDLREGLVLVTGKGRKSRHLPVGRMAVRALNAWLRIRPHSDNEALFTSLQGRRLGHRAIQQRLKYRARQQGIPENLHPHMLRHSFASHLLESSSDLRGVQELLGHANLSTTQVYTHLDFQHLSRVYDQAHPRAGRRRKKD, from the coding sequence ATGCCATTGCAGGAACAGGTTCAAGAGTTTCTCCGCTACCAGGCCAATGTTCGCCGCTTGTCTCCACACACGCTGGAGGCCTACCGACGCGATCTCGTGACGCTGGAAAGCTTTTGCGCTCAACACCATTTTACAGACAGCGCGCAGCTCGACAGCGGACACATCCGCCAGCTTGTTGCCGCACAGCGCAGTCACAAGGCCTCGCCAGCCAGTATCCAGCGGCTACTGTCTTCACTGCGAAGCTTTTACAAGCATCAAATGCGTTACCACGGCGCCAAACGTAACCCTGCCGAAGGTATCGCGGCGCCCAAACGTGGTCGCCCCTTACCCAAAACGCTGGATGCGGACCGGGTCAACCAGCTACTCGCTTTTCCCGGTGACGAGCCCATCGACCTTCGCGATCGCGCCATACTGGAGCTGTTTTATTCCTCCGGACTGCGTCTCGCTGAACTGGCTTCGCTGGATTTGGGTGATCTAGACCTACGCGAAGGCCTTGTCCTGGTCACGGGCAAAGGCAGGAAAAGTCGCCACCTGCCGGTGGGACGAATGGCCGTACGCGCGCTGAATGCCTGGCTGCGCATTCGGCCACACAGTGACAACGAGGCACTGTTCACCAGCCTGCAAGGGCGGCGGCTGGGGCATCGCGCTATCCAGCAGCGCTTGAAATATCGGGCCCGACAACAGGGTATCCCCGAAAATCTTCACCCGCACATGCTGAGGCACTCCTTTGCCAGTCACTTGCTGGAATCCAGCAGCGACCTGCGCGGCGTACAGGAATTACTCGGGCACGCCAATCTGTCGACGACGCAGGTGTACACCCATCTCGATTTTCAACATCTGTCGCGGGTGTATGACCAAGCCCACCCCCGCGCTGGACGACGGAGAAAAAAGGATTAA
- a CDS encoding alpha/beta hydrolase family protein, which translates to MNAPRMPQIHESPPWWRTLPEDFYCQSDGTELDGESPIQVYSTAAADRALRSVLGCAISASLLPKLALQPRLLSDERQAMDFYAALAEQRDADRVFPVPPAVNVCAQSPSRWQRWREPAPTSLLSFDSPFEPLNPEMTDRYLANRRNRRAEVQLWSHPEGPRPTLIFVHGVVASDYRFNSRFFSLPWFYERGYDIALFTIPFHGSRAERRSLFSGQGLFSGGFSQLAEGMLQSICDLRVLFDYLVARGAPHVGISGLSLGGYLSALMAVVEPRLAFCIPNSPLVAPVDTIRSWQPTRSFMELIQQRSGLSAQDLRRGMAVHSPLSYQPVLNPERVMIIGGAGDRFTPPRFVRLLHAHWPDSYLHWFPGNHLLHFGRQQYLQLMLSFMDSHCQGATLQERGLA; encoded by the coding sequence ATGAACGCTCCACGTATGCCGCAGATTCACGAATCGCCTCCCTGGTGGCGGACCCTGCCGGAAGACTTCTACTGTCAATCGGATGGCACAGAGCTGGATGGCGAGTCGCCCATTCAGGTATACAGCACTGCCGCTGCGGATCGGGCACTGCGCAGTGTGTTGGGCTGCGCGATCAGCGCGTCGCTGCTGCCTAAACTGGCGCTGCAGCCTCGGCTGTTGTCGGATGAGCGGCAGGCCATGGATTTTTATGCCGCACTGGCAGAACAGCGGGATGCGGATCGGGTTTTCCCTGTGCCGCCCGCGGTCAATGTCTGTGCGCAGTCGCCATCGCGCTGGCAGCGTTGGCGAGAGCCGGCTCCTACCTCGCTGCTCAGCTTCGACAGTCCATTCGAGCCGTTAAATCCGGAGATGACCGATCGCTACTTGGCGAATCGGCGGAACCGGCGTGCTGAGGTGCAGCTCTGGAGTCATCCGGAAGGGCCGCGCCCCACATTAATTTTTGTGCACGGTGTGGTTGCCAGCGATTATCGTTTTAACAGTCGCTTTTTCTCGCTGCCTTGGTTCTATGAGCGCGGCTACGATATTGCCCTGTTCACCATTCCCTTCCACGGAAGTCGGGCAGAGCGACGTTCGCTGTTCAGTGGTCAGGGGCTGTTTAGCGGTGGTTTCTCGCAGCTCGCTGAGGGAATGTTGCAGTCGATCTGTGACTTGCGCGTGCTGTTTGATTATCTGGTTGCGCGGGGCGCACCGCATGTGGGGATTTCCGGCCTCAGCTTGGGGGGGTATCTCAGCGCTCTGATGGCTGTTGTCGAACCGCGTCTCGCGTTCTGTATTCCTAACTCGCCACTGGTGGCGCCCGTCGACACTATTCGCAGTTGGCAGCCGACCAGGAGCTTTATGGAATTGATCCAGCAGCGCTCAGGCCTGTCTGCTCAGGATCTGCGGCGGGGCATGGCGGTTCACAGCCCGCTGAGCTACCAGCCGGTACTCAACCCGGAGCGAGTGATGATTATCGGCGGTGCGGGGGATCGCTTCACACCGCCGCGATTTGTCCGGCTGCTGCATGCCCACTGGCCCGATAGCTACCTGCACTGGTTTCCGGGCAACCACTTACTGCATTTTGGTCGCCAGCAATACTTGCAGCTGATGCTGTCATTTATGGACAGCCACTGCCAGGGCGCGACATTGCAGGAGCGCGGCCTGGCGTAA